In bacterium, one genomic interval encodes:
- a CDS encoding glycosyltransferase family 39 protein, giving the protein MDFDVKRALPLAAVVAVCALFVALSVAAPREGLNAFDVLAGKLWHLALFLVFWLAVYALGRGAVKLLFGRSAWPPDLVWALGVAAAVVSAFGLCAVGLAYGWLAKALVIIAAAAGVVLLRKELARVPGRVRRWLAEMETSSAALVVGTAALALPIALNAAVPAFYWDALTYHLAVPKAYADAHGFIYMPYNVYASMPMGGSLFYLWPYLWDGLITAKASHLVATVLALSLTYRLARIWLSQFYAALASAFVMLTSPVMVVIGGAHNDHFQILFTVAALYVYFKWAGGGEAAPKRAWLALGIFVGAALAVKYSAYAVVAAFVPIWVYDVIRKRVRPSWVVKAAAVALVMVLPWLVKALVERGSPVFPLFYDLLGGRGFTAEQAERLMAWQFGMGKGRGIMDLILLPYRVSVEADVGYKEFSGIYLPFLLPLAALAALFFRRGGRLVAYGWLYLVAWFFGPQQLRFLGAALPALAAAAAGVLAAAEGRWGGWPRRLWRSFIIVGLYLVSVPFFAGALLSATANYTYLFAPDRDKFLRTRVGFFAAQEFINKELAPDAKVLMVFTNHTLYLERDAAYDSFLEASALLLAAEKAKDGAELYALAREWGCGYVHIYHSFEPKVWPYYAPRARDVFYDFVRRYGVLIYQDRLNEVYELVGGER; this is encoded by the coding sequence ATGGATTTTGACGTAAAGAGGGCGTTGCCGTTAGCGGCCGTGGTGGCCGTTTGCGCGTTATTCGTGGCGTTGAGCGTCGCGGCGCCGCGGGAGGGGCTCAACGCTTTCGACGTACTCGCCGGCAAGTTGTGGCATCTCGCGCTCTTCCTCGTTTTCTGGTTGGCGGTGTACGCATTAGGGCGGGGCGCCGTGAAGTTACTATTCGGGCGTTCGGCGTGGCCGCCGGACCTCGTATGGGCGTTAGGCGTCGCGGCGGCGGTCGTATCGGCGTTTGGGTTATGCGCCGTCGGCCTGGCGTACGGTTGGTTGGCGAAAGCGCTGGTAATCATAGCGGCGGCGGCGGGCGTAGTTCTTTTGAGGAAAGAGCTCGCGCGCGTTCCCGGAAGGGTAAGGCGGTGGCTGGCCGAGATGGAGACGTCGTCGGCGGCGTTGGTCGTCGGGACCGCGGCGCTGGCGCTGCCGATCGCGCTTAACGCGGCCGTACCGGCGTTTTACTGGGACGCGCTCACGTACCACCTGGCCGTGCCGAAGGCGTACGCCGACGCTCACGGTTTTATTTATATGCCGTATAACGTGTACGCGTCGATGCCGATGGGGGGCTCGCTGTTCTATCTGTGGCCCTATTTGTGGGACGGCCTTATTACGGCCAAGGCTTCCCACCTCGTCGCGACCGTACTGGCCTTGTCGTTGACGTACCGGCTGGCGCGTATTTGGCTGAGCCAGTTTTATGCGGCGTTGGCGAGCGCCTTCGTAATGCTGACGTCGCCGGTGATGGTGGTCATCGGCGGCGCGCACAACGACCACTTCCAGATCCTGTTTACGGTCGCGGCGCTCTATGTTTATTTTAAATGGGCTGGGGGCGGGGAAGCGGCGCCGAAGCGGGCGTGGCTCGCGCTGGGGATATTCGTAGGCGCGGCGCTGGCGGTGAAGTACTCGGCGTACGCCGTCGTCGCCGCGTTCGTGCCTATCTGGGTATATGACGTAATAAGGAAGCGGGTCCGGCCGTCCTGGGTTGTGAAGGCGGCGGCCGTCGCGTTAGTAATGGTCTTGCCGTGGCTGGTCAAGGCGTTGGTAGAGCGCGGCAGCCCGGTTTTCCCGCTGTTCTACGATCTTTTGGGGGGCCGGGGCTTTACGGCGGAGCAGGCCGAACGCCTGATGGCGTGGCAATTCGGTATGGGGAAGGGGCGGGGGATTATGGATTTAATCCTCTTGCCGTACCGCGTTTCGGTCGAAGCGGACGTTGGGTACAAAGAATTCTCCGGCATATATCTGCCGTTCTTGCTGCCGCTGGCGGCCTTGGCGGCCTTGTTTTTCAGGCGCGGGGGGCGCCTGGTGGCGTACGGTTGGTTATACCTTGTAGCGTGGTTTTTCGGGCCGCAGCAGCTTCGTTTCCTCGGCGCCGCGCTCCCGGCGTTGGCGGCCGCCGCGGCGGGGGTCCTCGCCGCCGCGGAAGGGCGATGGGGCGGCTGGCCGCGACGGCTTTGGCGGTCGTTTATAATCGTCGGCCTGTATTTGGTCAGCGTTCCCTTTTTCGCGGGCGCTTTACTAAGCGCGACGGCCAACTACACGTATTTATTCGCCCCGGACCGCGACAAGTTTTTACGCACCCGCGTCGGCTTCTTCGCGGCCCAGGAGTTCATCAATAAAGAGCTCGCGCCGGACGCCAAGGTCTTAATGGTATTCACCAATCACACGTTGTACCTGGAGCGCGACGCGGCGTACGACTCGTTCCTCGAGGCGTCGGCGTTGCTCCTCGCGGCGGAGAAGGCGAAGGACGGCGCCGAGCTGTACGCGCTGGCGCGGGAGTGGGGGTGCGGGTACGTTCATATTTACCACTCGTTCGAGCCCAAAGTTTGGCCTTACTACGCGCCGCGCGCGCGCGACGTTTTTTACGACTTCGTGCGACGGTACGGCGTTTTGATATACCAGGACCGCCTTAACGAAGTGTACGAACTAGTCGGAGGCGAACGGTGA